GCCATCGGTACCTTACGGGCAAACGCATTGACGGCCATGGGCATTCCGCCGACCAGCAGGTATTGGCGCAGAAGGTGTTCAAGCCGGTCGTGAAATACCGGCTCCATTCCGGTTTGCAGGTTGACCGCACGCGTATAATCCCGCAACCTTTCTTCACCCACAGCCGAAAGGAATTCATCAAATGAAAGCGGGAACATGAACACGCTTTGCAAACGGCCGACCGGCATCCGAAAATCCTCCGAGCGCAATGCAAACTCAATGAGCGACCCGGCCCCGATGACATGAAGCTCCGGCAGCTTTTCATAGAAATAGCGCAGGGACATGATCGCCCGGGGGCATTCCTGGATTTCATCCAGAAACAGCAACGTACGTCCGGGCCGGATGGCCGATTGTGTCAAAATGGAGAGACGGTCAATGATGGCCCCGGGATCAAAGTCTGAAAAACAGTTGCCCAGTTCAGGGTGTTCCTCAAAATTAGCTGAAACAACATTGCCGAATTCAAGCTCCCCAAAGGCGGTTACTGAGTAGGTTTTGCCCACTTGCCGCGCACCCCGCACCAGGAGAGGCTGTCTGACACGACTGTCTTTCCATTGCTTGAAAACCGCGTCGATTGTTCGTTTCATATCACCGTATATATATGGGCGATATCAGAATTGTCAAGCACTATTTATGATTATTTATCATATAACACAAGGATGTTTTATGATTATATTTCATAAATATTAAGGATCAAGGTATTTTTTAACGGGGGATACGTTCGTGCAGAACGTGTTTTATTTATGCGGTTTTGGAATTTCAAACTCGGGGTCCGGTGAAAAAAAGTCCCAGAAGCCGGCAGGCCAATCTGATGTTTCCAATGGTTCTAAAACAACCTTGCTGCCTTCCTTGCGAATCTTGACCTCTGAGCCTTTAAAACGGAACTCCTTTGGAAGGCGAAC
This genomic stretch from Candidatus Desulfatibia profunda harbors:
- a CDS encoding AbrB/MazE/SpoVT family DNA-binding domain-containing protein; translated protein: METTAKLFKNGRSQAVRLPKEFRFKGSEVKIRKEGSKVVLEPLETSDWPAGFWDFFSPDPEFEIPKPHK